A single genomic interval of Flavihumibacter rivuli harbors:
- a CDS encoding serine hydrolase has product MIGRVTVVALLMSAIGCKAPQSMVKSVSTDSARVESAPVVPPIIRHGKTDKFMEELLAAYPQYFKEIMEQRNAFKVQVIYTQIDRKKDNSPTFTSHYFNVDDQAYFYPASTVKMPIAILSLEKLNQLKVAGVDRNSAMITDTSFSGQTSVYNDPTSPDGKPSVAHYAKKIFLVSDNDAYNRLYEFLGQEGINRSLQSKGLKHSAIHHRLELALTEEENRQTNPIRFFGDTGQLVYEQPAQRSNEKFRHRHDSIGLAHYRKGQLINRPLDCSAKNKFPLDELTAVLKAVMFPDAVTAGHRFNLTESDIQFLWQYMSQLPSETKYPSYDSTLYWDAYVKFLLWGAEKGKLPDHIRIFNKVGDGYGFLTDVAYVVDFRNNIEFMLSATIYCNSDGVVNDDHYDYETVGFPFMKHLGEVIYQHELKRPRAVVPDLSRYQMNYDK; this is encoded by the coding sequence ATGATTGGTAGAGTGACTGTGGTTGCCCTGTTGATGAGCGCTATTGGGTGCAAGGCGCCCCAGTCAATGGTGAAATCCGTAAGTACCGATAGTGCCAGGGTGGAATCGGCTCCTGTTGTCCCACCCATCATCCGCCATGGCAAGACGGACAAGTTTATGGAGGAATTGCTGGCGGCTTATCCCCAATACTTTAAGGAGATCATGGAGCAGCGCAATGCGTTCAAGGTTCAGGTGATCTACACCCAGATTGACCGGAAAAAGGACAATAGCCCAACCTTTACTTCTCATTACTTCAATGTTGACGACCAGGCCTATTTCTATCCTGCTTCAACAGTGAAGATGCCCATTGCCATACTCAGCCTTGAAAAGCTGAACCAACTGAAGGTGGCAGGGGTGGACAGGAATAGCGCAATGATAACCGATACCTCCTTCAGCGGGCAGACCAGTGTGTACAATGACCCTACCAGCCCGGATGGCAAACCGAGTGTGGCGCATTACGCAAAGAAGATATTCCTGGTGAGTGATAACGATGCGTATAACCGCCTGTATGAGTTCCTCGGGCAGGAGGGCATCAACAGGTCGCTTCAAAGCAAAGGCTTGAAGCATTCCGCTATCCATCACCGCCTGGAATTGGCCTTGACGGAGGAAGAGAACCGCCAAACCAATCCCATTCGTTTCTTCGGTGATACCGGTCAGTTGGTTTATGAACAGCCTGCCCAAAGAAGCAACGAGAAGTTCAGGCACAGGCATGATTCCATTGGCCTGGCACATTACCGAAAAGGTCAATTGATCAACCGGCCACTGGACTGCTCGGCCAAGAATAAGTTTCCCCTTGATGAGCTGACCGCCGTTTTGAAAGCGGTAATGTTCCCGGATGCCGTAACAGCAGGGCACCGTTTCAACCTGACCGAATCAGATATCCAATTCCTCTGGCAGTATATGTCGCAACTGCCATCGGAAACAAAATACCCATCCTACGATTCAACCTTGTATTGGGATGCCTATGTTAAATTCCTTCTTTGGGGCGCTGAAAAAGGAAAATTACCAGACCATATCCGGATCTTTAACAAGGTAGGGGATGGCTATGGATTCCTGACTGATGTGGCCTATGTGGTGGATTTCCGCAACAATATAGAGTTCATGCTGAGCGCTACCATCTACTGTAACAGTGATGGCGTAGTGAATGATGACCATTATGATTATGAAACAGTAGGCTTTCCCTTTATGAAGCACCTGGGGGAAGTGATCTATCAACACGAGTTGAAACGGCCGAGGGCAGTGGTGCCAGACCTCAGCCGCTACCAAATGAATTATGACAAGTGA